GCTCATATTTCGATGATTCCTTCTTTTAAATACAAAAGAAGCGGATTAAATCCGCTTCTGATGTTTATGTGACTTGAGACTAAACTTATTGTTTATTCGTGTTTAGTAACTCGTCAAATTTAACGGCTTTCTCGGTTACTTTAGCTTTTTCTAGCACCAAGTCAACCACACTGTCTTCCAGTACTAGCGACTCAACTTCACGTAAACGCTGAGGGTCGCCATAATACCAGTCAATGACTTCTTGTGGCTCTTCATATACCGACGCCAAGTCTTCAACTTGCGCACGAACTTTTTCTTCGTCAGCTTTAAGCTCTTGAGACTTGATGATTTCCGCAACCACAAGGCCAAGTTTAACGCGACGAGTTGCCTGCTCTTCAAATAAATCCGCAGGAAGGTCAGGAGTTTGATCTTTTGGAGCATTCATACGCTGAGCCATTTCCTGACGCATACGGTCGATTTCTTGATCAACCATAGCCTTAGGCATGTCGAACTCATGCTTCTCGACCAGCTTATCCATCACGGCGCCTTTAACGCGTGACTTAACAGCATTACGAAGCTCACGCTCCATATTTTTCTTAACGTCAGCTTTAAGTGCAGACAAGTCATCAGCACCTAACTGTTCAGCTAACTCAGTCGCTGTAGGCAATTCTTTCTTATTAACAACATGAACGTGCGTTTCAAAAGTAGCTTCTTTACCCTTAAGGTCTTCCACATGGTAGTCTTCAGGGAAAGTGACTTTTACTTCAACATCGCTGTTCGCCGAAGCGCCAACCAGTTGCTCTTCGAAACCAGGAATCATGTTGCCAGCGCCGATTTCCAATGGGAATTCTTTCGCTTCACCACCTTGGAAAGCTTCGCCGTCGATAAAGCCTTTAAAGTCGATAACGATTTGGTCACCTTCTTTGGCTTTACGCTTAACTTCTACCCACGATGCACGTTGCTCACGAAGCGTGTCCATCATTTTAGACAAATCATCGTCGCTCACGTCTGAGGTTGGCTTTTCGATTTCTAGATCAGAAAGATCTGCAACGTCTACTTCAGGATAAACTTCGAAAGTCGCTGAGAACTTTAAGTTTTCGCCATCTTTATTCTCAATCAACTCAAGCTGAGGATAACCTGCTGGCATTAACTCTTCTTTTTGAATAGCTTCAAAATAGTTACGCTGCATCACTTCACCAAGAATTTCTTGACGAACCGCATCACCATAGCGCTTCTTAACTACTTTGAAAGGAACTTTGCCTGGACGGAAACCGTTCATTTTAACGGTACGTGTCATTTCTTGAAGGCGTTTTTGAACCGCGCCGTCAATATTTTCGGCAGGTACATCGATAACTAATTTTCTTTCTAGACCGTTACTGGCTTCAACTGAAACTTGCATTCGCTGATCTCCGATAGGCTACGTTTTCATAGCTATTAATAATATATGACCAGGTTTTCAGATGAAGACTATAAGGGAGGAACCATCTTTCTATACTAGTTTTTATAAACCTAGAAAAAAGATGGTGCGAAAGGAGAGACTCGAACTCTCACGCCTCGCGGCACTGGAACCTAAATCCAGCGTGTCTACCAATTCCACCACTCTCGCGTTTTAGATTGCGGGCCCTGAGCCCTCATCGAACCATATTGTAATTTCTAATTAACTGAATTTCGCTAATAGAAATCTGGGGTGGACGATGGGATTTGAACCCACGACAACCGGAATCACAATCCGGGGCTCTACCAACTGAGCTACGCCCACCATCAACCTTTCTCTTTACTGTTCTCCCCGACCCGCTTGCTCGAAGCAATGGCGCGTCCGGCAGGATTCGAACCTGCGACCCACGGCTTAGAAGGCCGTTGCTCTATCCGACTGAGCTACGGACGCATGTTTATCCTGACGTCGAGGCGAGAAAATAATTGGTCGGAGATGAGGGATTTGAACCCCCGACATCCTGCACCCAAAGCAGGCGCGCTACCAGACTGCGCTAATCTCCGAATTTTGTCGCTAGGGGCTTGCCCCTGCGAGACGCGCATATTACTGATTTCCCCTATACCCGTCAACACTTTTTGTCGCTTTTTTTCTATTTTCTTCGTCACTTACAAAAGCATTGAGTATGTTGCTCAATATTGCGACAATAGCGCCTTTCAAACAATCATTTGAATTTATTTAGCATGACCGCTCAAATCCTTGATGGCAAGGCCATCTCAGCCAAAGTTAAAGACGAATTAGCCCTAAAAGTAAAGGCTCGCCTAGACAAAGGCCTACGTGCGCCGGGGTTAGCCGTAATACTTGTGGGAGTCGATCCCGCGTCACAAATCTATGTTAACAAAAAGGTCGAAGCATGTGAAAAAGTTGGCTTCATTTCACGCAAAATTGTGATGGAAGCAGACACCACACAAGACGCTTTGCTGGAACAGATAGATTTGTTAAATGAAGACCCTGCTATCGATGGTATTTTAGTGCAGTTACCGCTGCCCGATCATCTCGACTCCAACGTCATTTTAGAACGCATTAAAGCGGATAAAGACGTCGATGGCTTCCACCCCTACAACATGGGCCGTTTAGCGCAAAAAATGCCGACCATGCGCCCTTGTACGCCTTACGGCGTGATGGTCATGCTAAAAGAAACAGGGATCGACCTTATCGGTAAAGATGCTGTCGTGGTTGGCGTATCCAATATTGTGGGGCGTCCGATGGGCTTAGAACTGCTGATGGAGCGCTGCACAGTCACCTTTACGCATAGTAAAACCAAAGACTTAGCAAAGAAAGTGTCGGAAGCTGACATCGTCGTCGTCGGGGTAGGAATCCCTAACATGGTCAAAGGCGACTGGATTAAGCCTGGTGCTATCGTGATTGATGTGGGTATTAACCGCCTTGAGAGCGGCAAGCTCGCTGGCGATGTCGAATATGATGTGGCTAAAGAGCGTGCATCATGGATAACCCCTGTTCCGGGTGGCGTCGGACCGATGACCGTTGCCATGCTAATGAGCAACACCTTGTACGCCTGTGAACATCTGCACGATTAAGTGATATTTCTCTAGCCATTCCTGCTTCTGCGGGAATGGCTCCACATAAAGTGTGAATCACCTCACTCTTTTTTAGCAAAAACCTATTTGAGTTCAATGACTTGCGCTAATCTTTAGAAAGCATAATCAATGTAAGGACTCGTAAATGGACATATTGATCCCGCTCTTAGCTATTGTTGGAGGCCTCTTAGCCGCTTCCAGCCTTATTGCACAAAAGTCACAAGATGCTGGCCAAGCACTGAAAAAACTCTCGCCCTACCAAGGCATCATTGGCGTCATTTTGTTAGTTCTTGGGCTTTACTACTTCTTATTTCATAGCTTGCCGCACTTAGGCGCCATGATGAAGTACACCGCAGGGCTTTTCGGTCTTATCATGCAAATACTGATGATTTTGGTCGGCTTCATCCTGTCTTACAACTTACTTTCAGACAAGCTGCTATCCAAAAACCAAACGGCCCAAGAAAAAGGCGCTCAAGCCGCGAAAAAACTCATTTCTATTCAGATTCCTTTAGGTCTCGCGTTAGCAGTTTGTGCATTTATAGTGTTAATTCTATAAAGCATTCATAGAAGGCGTTTCCATGAAAAGTGTACTTCGGTGCACTTTTTTATTTATGAAGGAAACGCCGAAAAGTAAGCCAAATACACGCCAAACCAGACCAAGCCCCACGTCATTACACAACCTCTTTGCTCAAAACCAAACCGCCGTTTTAGTAGATGGCTGATGCCTCTAGCTACGTAGCCAATCAACATAAAGCGCATCACCCGCGCAATTATCGAGATAACAACAAATACTTCTAAACTAATACCCGCATCATACGCTTGGACCGCATAAGTTTTATAGGGTAACCCCTGAAAAGGGCCAAGAATGATCGAAACAGCGCCCTGTGATGTTAGTTGCTGCTCTACGGTATACAACAGCTCAGCATTTATGGCCGGTACTCTCTCTACCCATTGCCAGCTGGTCTCTGGCGAAAGCGTTCCCCAATAATACATGAGCACACCACCAATAATGGCTCCGACCGTTGCCCAAGCAATCAGCGGCAATAAGCTCACTTTCCTTTTAAGCGCGAAGTAACTCAATAGCACGTCGGGTAAAATAAAGAATAATGTCGCTTCAGCAAAGCCCCATCCTCCGCAAGCAGCTTTTCTTGAGTATGGGCTCATGCGGCTTAATCCCATTTGGGCAATTTAATCGAATCTTGCAGCGTCGCGAAACGGTTTTTTACCTCTTCATAAAACGCTGAACCACTCTTGTCGTAGTTCACAGGCTCTGAAAACACCACATCGCAAAAGAACGGCACAAACAGCGCATCACCTTTAGGTAAGGTTTTTCCTAGCCCATGCATATAAATCGGGTAAAAAGGCACTTGGGGGCAGCGTTCGGCCAGCTTGACCACCCCATACTTCAAGTCGGTCATCTTTTCCGGCTCGCCACGCGAACCTTCTGGAAAGAAAATCAATATCTTGCCGCTATCCAATGCTTTTGCGCACTGCTCAATCGGGTTAACACTCTTGTCCTTTCCCTGACGCTCAATCGGTAAGATTCCGATAATGTTTAAAGCAAACCACGCCATAAATTTATTTTTCAGAAAGTAATCCGCTGCGGCCACTGGCTGTACCTTGTGTAGAATCTTTAAGGGTAATAGCGAAATCAACACCATCGTATCCAAGTGGCTGTTGTGGTTTGCGATTAAGACGGCGGGCCCACCCTGCGGGAGAATGGGCTCATTTTGATAACGCAAGCCAATCACAATTTTAACGATCGGCTTGATAATCACCGCAAAAAACAACCACCGTAATGCTAAGTTTATATACTTCATGTTGCTATCCTTCCTTAGAAGTAAAAATAACGCATGACATGGAAGAACAATGGCGCGGTAAAGGTCAGACTATCCAAACGGTCTAGGATACCGCCATGTCCAGGAATTAACTGCCCCGAGTCTTTAATACCAATATCACGCTTAATCGCTGATAAAGACACATCACCAATAAAACCGGCAATGCCAATACCTAAACCGACTAACAACCCCTGCCACCAGATCATTGGCGTCAGCAATCCTGCTAAGATCATTGCCAGAATACCCGTTGTAATCACGCCACCGATCAAGCCTTCACGTGTCTTGTTAGGACTAATGGTCGGCGCGATCGGCGTCGTTCCTAAAATCTTGCCCCAAATGTATTGCGCAACATCATTCAACTGCGTCAACACCACCAAAAACAATAGTAAAGCCGCACCATCACCCGACATGGTTAATGACTGGTACTCACCTTCGCTTGGCAACATCACTAGATACGCCAAGTGGCTTAGCGTAAACACCGTCAACATCAGCCCCCAATGAATGTTACCTACCGCGCGCAAATAGTTTTTTGTTTCGCCCGCTAACACCATTCGAAAAGGAATGAACAAAAAGGTATACACTGGAATAAAGATAATGAACATGCCGTACCAACCAGTGGCGACCCAATAATATTGCAACGGTATCGTCAGGTACGCCCAAAACAACACATTACGATCGACTAACCGAGTTGGCGTCATCGAGAAGTATTCTTTGAGTGCAACAAAGCTCAAAATAGCAAATAATAGTACAGTGACTAACGGCCCCATCAATAACGCTAGACCGAAAATACCAATCATGATCCACCACGAGTTAATACGTTGCTTTAGCTCGGTATAGTCTTTCTTTTTATTAAAAAGTGATAACGCTAGACCGACTAGAGTTGCGATAGACAGTCCAGCCAACAAAAACATAAAGACCTGGGTTACGGTTCGCATACTTTCAAAATCAAATAACATGGTGTTCTCCTTAAATTCTTATTGTTCAGTGCTTACAGCGCTGCTTTAACGCGATTAACCATAGTCACGACTGACAAAATAATAAGTCCCATAAACAGATAATTCAGATACGTACCCACGATCGGCCACAATGGGAGTGTCATTCCCAAAAGCCCCAATACTAACGCACGATCACTCTTCCCCATCGGCCCTTGATATTGACGTTCCTTTCCTACCATCGGAGCTATCACGCCGACAAACTCAACCATCATTGCCATGAAAATAAATCCAGCAAGTAACTCAATAGAAATGCCCGGCAATATCGCTAGCGGTAGCAGTAAAGCAACGTCCGAGATCACGTCACCGAACTCATTCAAATAAGCGCCAAGCGTTGACTTTTGATCATGTTCACGCGCCAACATGCCATCAATAGCATTCAGTGCCATTCGAATAAATAACACAATGGGAAGAAGGTAAAACCAAACCAGACTTTGTTGCCATAAGATCACTGCGCCTGTCGCTATACTCAATAACATCGCAACAACCGTTACCTGATTAGCTGTAACGCCTGCATTGGCAAGTCCGCTTACCAAGGGTCGCAGTAACTGCTGAAACTTGGGTTTTAATTGGTAGACTGAAATCATGTTAAATCCTTTAGCTCTATACTGAGCGATTGTTATCATTCGATGGGGTAAAGTTCCCATAAAGACGATAAAAGCGCCACCAAATATGCTATAGTTGCTTAAAACTAACTGTAAAGTATCAAATAACTATACTTTTAGCGCTCTTACGGAGTCGGGATGAGTCAACAAACCAGTCAGCTGATGGAAACCTTGAAGCAACATCTGCGCAGCCAAAGCATTACTTACAAAGGCTTGGCTGAGCACCTTTCCATGAGCGAAGCCAATGTTAAGCGTATGTTTTCACAAAATAAGCTTTCTTTGGAACGTTTAGAAACGATTTGCAACCTGCTTCACATGGATATTCTGCATTTAGCGCAAAGTGCACAAAATCAACAACATAAGATTTCAGAGCTAACTCTTGCTCAGGAAAAGGAACTTATAAAAGACTACAGGCTGTTATTGGTCGCTCAGTTGTGTTTGTCCGACTGGACCTTTGAGGAAATGCTCGACAAGTACCAGTTCACTGAACATCAATTGATTCAGTATTTAGCTAAACTCGATCGTGTAGACTTTATCGAACTCTTACCCAGCAACCGTATTCGAAAGCGCGTTAGCCCACACTTTAAATGGCAAACTGACGGTCCTGTTCGTCAATTCTTCGCGGAGCATATCCAAAGCGAATTCTTTAATTCACGCTTTGATCAGCCCACAGAGAAAATCCTCTTTATATCAGGCATGCTGAGCAATAAATCCAATAAGAAAATACAAGGCTTAATAGAAGAACTTGGCACCGCTTACCGACAACAGTTAAGAACTGACAAAAATGTTAAATTGGAGAGCAAAAAAGGCACCAGTTTAGTGGTAGGGTTACGCAATTGGGAGTTATCGGTGTTTAATGATTTACGGCGGTAGTCAGCCTGATATCTTTCTCACATAGATTTAACGCAATATCAGATGTTTGGAGAACACGAGTTACAGCGTACCATTACTTGGCCGAAATCACCTGAAATCAAATAGCCGCCATCCACCAAGTCAACATACTCAAACTCGCCAAGTGTTACTGAGTTATCATCAGAATCCCAAAGCAAGTTTAGATGAAGGGTTAAAAACTCCACTTCAACTTTAAGCCCATTACTATTAAAGAAGCGAGCGTTTAAAGTAGAGTACTCTGAGCTTTCTGGTGCTGAAACTACAAATTTTAAATAACTTTCATCAGCCGGTAACTCTATCGCAAGAATATTTTCTCCTTCTAACTCTTTCATCCTCATATTAACACTACCACCCAAAAAATCTCTTCCTTACTATTTCCGACGCCAACTCGTGCCGCCAGCACCATCTTCAAGCTCAATGTTGAGTGCAGAAAGTTGATCACGGATTTTATCGGCAAGTGCCCAGTTTTTGTCGGCGCGTGCCTGTAGGCGTTCTTTGATTAGCGCATCGATATCCTCATCCGACACATCGCTATCTTTAGCGCCCGACTTCAGAAACTCTTCTGGATCTTGCTGCAGTAGGCTCAACACACCTGCAAGTTCTTTTAATGTAACGGCAATGGTTGCTGCTTTGGCCATATCATTGGCTTTCAGACGATTTACTTCTTTAGCCAAATCAAACAGTACCGGCATAGCTTCTGGTACATTGAAGTCATCGTCCATAGCTTTAGTGAAGTCCGCTTGTGCTTTATCCATGATGTCATAAGAAGCATCGGTCGCAGCAGATAGGTCCACGCCACGCAGTGCCGTGTATAAACGCTCTAGGCTGGCGTCTGCTGACTCTAAGTTCGCTTGGGTATAACTCAGTTGACTGCGGTAATGGCCGCTCATTAAGAAATAACGCACCGACTCCGCACGGTATTGTTTCAATACATCGCGGATGGTGAAAAAGTTGCCCAATGATTTTGACATCTTTTCTTTATCCACTTGCACCATGCCCGTGTGAATCCAAGTATTGGCAAACGTACAACCGTTAGCGCACTCCGACTGGGCGATCTCGTTTTCATGGTGTGGAAATTGTAAGTCCGAGCCGCCGCCGTGAATATCAAAAGTTTCACCTAAGCACTTTTTGCTCATGGCTGAACACTCGATGTGCCAACCTGGGCGACCTTTACCCCACGGAGAGTCCCACGAAGGCTCGCTCGGTTTAGATGCTTTCCACAAGGCAAAGTCCATGGGGTCTTTTTTCGAGTCACGGACATCAATACGCTCGCCCGCATTCAATTGCGTTAAATCCTGACGGCTTAACTTGCCATAGTCATCGTAGGCTGGGACATGAAAATACACATCACCGTCTTCGGTGGCGTACGCCGCACCCTTTTCAATCAGGGTTTGGTTCATCTCGATGATTTCAGCCATGGTGGCTGTAGCACGAGGCTCAATATCTGGACGCTGTAGACCAATGGCATCGAAATCTGTGTACATTTCGGCAATATAACGTTTCGTTAACTCATCAAACGCTTCGCCATTTTCATTAGCACGGTTGATAATATTGTCATCAATATCCGTAATGTTACGGACATAAGTCACATCATAACCTTTAAATTTTAAGTAGCGGTTAATGACATCAAACGAGGAATAAGTTCTCGCATGTCCAATATGACACAGATCATAAGTTGTAACTCCGCACACATACATCGACACCTTGCCTTCTTCTAATGGCTTAAAGGGTTCTTTTTGACGGGTTAAGTTATTAAAAATCTGTAACATGCTCACTTCTCTTTTGACTTATTAATGTCGACTATTTTTCGCTAAAATCGCAATTTAATACTAAAATTAGTATCATATGCGCCAAACAGCCTAGCATTGTAACCAGCTACAAGCACTGAGGCTAGCGTAAACACTAATTTTGAGGAAATTCCCATGAGCAATCCTACGGTCACATTCACCACTAACCACGGCGACATCACACTTGAGTTATATCAAGACAAAGCACCTGAAACGGTAAAGAATTTCTTAAGCTATGTCGAAGATGGTCATTATGACGGTACGATTTTTCACCGCGTCATTCCTAACTTCATGATACAGGGCGGTGGCTTTACTGCAGACATGGAGCAAAAAGAAACCAAAGAATCCATCGCCAACGAAGCAAACAACGGCTTAAGCAACGAAGTCGGCACTGTTGCGATGGCTCGTACGATGGAACCTCATTCAGCGTCTTGCCAATTTTTTATCAACGTCAATGACAACGACTTTCTTAACTTCAAGAATGAGTCGATGAATGGCTGGGGTTATTGCGTATTTGGTAAAGTGACTGAGGGGATGGACGTGGTTAATGCAATTAAAGAGGTGCCGACAGGTAGCTACAGCATGCACCAAGATGTTCCTCAAGAAACGGTGTTGATCGAGAAAGCTGAGATTAACGGCTAATTATGACGTTAGTAATTTCAGACCTACACCTTTGCGAAGAGCACCCAGATTTGACGGCGCTCTTTGAGCATTTTATGCAAGAAATCGCGCCACAGTCCAGTGAGCTTTACGTTCTTGGCGACCTGTACGAAAGCTGGATTGGCGACGACGATGATTCAGCTTTTGTTGAATCAACCATCGCTTTATTCAAAAACTATTCTGATAGCGGTAAGCAACTATACTTCCAACATGGAAATCGAGACTTTCTACTGGGTCAGGAGTTTGCAGATAAAACCGGTGGAGAATTACTGCCTGAGGTGTACCCTATCCAACTCGGCGACAAACCAGCGATTATGATGCATGGCGACAGTCTGTGCTGGGACGATAAAGAATATATGCAGTTTCGTGAGATGGTGCGCTCAGAACAATGGCAACAACAGTTATTATCGCAGCCGCTAGAAGTACGCCGCGGAATTGCCGCTGATTTACGCGCCAAAAGTCGTCAGGCTCAAGAAAATAAAGCCAGCGCCATCACTGACGTCCACCCGCAGGCGGTAGAAGAGGTGTTACAAAACAATAATGCCCAAGTTTTAATTCATGGTCATACTCACCGCCCAGACTTTCATGACATTGAAGTCGATGGTAAACACTGTCAACGAATTGTTTTAAGTGACTGGGGCGAACAAGGGCACTATCTTACGATTGAGGGTGATTCGGTGTCAGAGCATTACTTTAAAGCCAGCTAATCGCTGGCTTTTTTATTGAAGGAAGAGTTTTTCAACAAATCCAACCACTTAAGTCATAATTGCAACTAAAGTAGCCAGCTTATGTCAGTGTTGCATTGAATCGAACGAGTTTTCTCGCCATCTCGGAAGACTAGCCCTGGTTTATCACCCATTAAGGTCAAGCGATTATCCTTAAGCTGGAGAGCCGTGCCTTCACGCGTTCCCACCACATAACGATGTGGATTAGCTCGAACATACTCGAACAATCGCTCAGCGCGCGTTTCACCGTTATGGTTTGGCGGCTGATAGTCGGTGTAGTGTGGATTAATCTGGAAATTAACCAAAGCTAAAGCTTTAAAACTGCGTGGCTCAACAATGGGCATATCATTGGTCGTGCAGATCGTTAACCCCGCTACATTAGAGCCAGCGCTCCAGCCCATATAAGGCACCCCTTCACCGACTCGCTTGCGGATGGCATCTATCAGTTCATTGTCATACAGCGCTTTTAAAAGGTGGAACGTATTTCCACCACCAATCGCTATGGCATCCGCTTCTTGTACTGCCTGTACCGGATCATCGAACCGATGGATCGACACGACCGTTTTCCCAATGGTTTTAAATGGCTTATTGACCTTATCTTCATAGGCGTCATAGCCCATCGCAAAGCCCGCATAAGGAATAAATAACACCTTTTTAATGCTGCTATCTAAAAAGGAATCAATGAGTGGTAACGCATGCTCTAAATAGTCAGTCTGCCCTTCACGAGACGAGCTGAGTAATAACAGTTTTTGATTAGCCATAACAAACCTTTAACTTTTGAATTTATACGGGGACACCCGAGTGAAAGCGGAACAAAGGATCCGTTGACTCGATAAGTTCCTGCTCTTTTTGCAAAAAGAACTCCAGCCGCTCATCAATGGGATCTTCTGAATACTGTTTTGCCAGCTCAATGTAGTCCATGAAATGGCGGGACTCGGACTTCAACAAGAAGCGATAATATTTGGCAAGCTCAGGATAATCTCTTTTTAGGTGCGGCACTAAAGCATGAAAGCGCTCACAAGAACGAGCTTCAATAATGCCACCAATAATTAAACCATCGATTAATCGCTGAGGTTCATCTTTTGAAGCAAACTGATGCAAGCCTGCAGCATAACGTGAGGGTTTAATTGCACGATATTTAATATTCTGCTGCTCAATAAACTCTAAGACTTGCTCAAAATGCAGCACTTCTTCTCGAATCAATTGTGATAACTTTTTAAGTAAATCTATGTGCTCCGGGTAGCGGAACATGAGCTTAACGGCTGTGGCGGCAGCTTTTTTCTCACAGTGCGCATGGTCGATAAGTAAGGTTTCTAAATCCGACAGTGCATATTCAAGCCATGCATCGGGCGTTCGGCAATAGAGAAATTGCTGAATAGGAGTGATATCGACGGCTTTCTCCGTCATTGTATCTGCCATAAATAGTACCAGCTTGTATCAGGGCCACTCATTGAATGGCGCACATTATAACGACTCATCCGGCGGATGTCAGTTGGCGCTAAACCCGAGATACTTGTTGCCTAAAGCGCTTCACAGCCTCACTGTCTAGCTGCTCGTTCTGATAACGCATAGCAATGTAGGTTTTGAGTGCTGGCGCAGCTCTCGAGTACACTTTCTGAGAAGTGGCACGCGTCAACTGCAAAACATCCCTTGGCCCCATGGTTCGATCACAGTCAATACCATGGTCACGCAGTTTTTTAAGCAATAACAAATAGTACTTGGTTACAGGCTCTAACCGCTGAGTGCTTCTCAGCACTAGATACCCAAAGATAAAGCCTGCC
The DNA window shown above is from Kangiella marina and carries:
- the tig gene encoding trigger factor, whose amino-acid sequence is MQVSVEASNGLERKLVIDVPAENIDGAVQKRLQEMTRTVKMNGFRPGKVPFKVVKKRYGDAVRQEILGEVMQRNYFEAIQKEELMPAGYPQLELIENKDGENLKFSATFEVYPEVDVADLSDLEIEKPTSDVSDDDLSKMMDTLREQRASWVEVKRKAKEGDQIVIDFKGFIDGEAFQGGEAKEFPLEIGAGNMIPGFEEQLVGASANSDVEVKVTFPEDYHVEDLKGKEATFETHVHVVNKKELPTATELAEQLGADDLSALKADVKKNMERELRNAVKSRVKGAVMDKLVEKHEFDMPKAMVDQEIDRMRQEMAQRMNAPKDQTPDLPADLFEEQATRRVKLGLVVAEIIKSQELKADEEKVRAQVEDLASVYEEPQEVIDWYYGDPQRLREVESLVLEDSVVDLVLEKAKVTEKAVKFDELLNTNKQ
- the folD gene encoding bifunctional methylenetetrahydrofolate dehydrogenase/methenyltetrahydrofolate cyclohydrolase FolD, with amino-acid sequence MTAQILDGKAISAKVKDELALKVKARLDKGLRAPGLAVILVGVDPASQIYVNKKVEACEKVGFISRKIVMEADTTQDALLEQIDLLNEDPAIDGILVQLPLPDHLDSNVILERIKADKDVDGFHPYNMGRLAQKMPTMRPCTPYGVMVMLKETGIDLIGKDAVVVGVSNIVGRPMGLELLMERCTVTFTHSKTKDLAKKVSEADIVVVGVGIPNMVKGDWIKPGAIVIDVGINRLESGKLAGDVEYDVAKERASWITPVPGGVGPMTVAMLMSNTLYACEHLHD
- a CDS encoding lysophospholipid acyltransferase family protein; this translates as MKYINLALRWLFFAVIIKPIVKIVIGLRYQNEPILPQGGPAVLIANHNSHLDTMVLISLLPLKILHKVQPVAAADYFLKNKFMAWFALNIIGILPIERQGKDKSVNPIEQCAKALDSGKILIFFPEGSRGEPEKMTDLKYGVVKLAERCPQVPFYPIYMHGLGKTLPKGDALFVPFFCDVVFSEPVNYDKSGSAFYEEVKNRFATLQDSIKLPKWD
- a CDS encoding phosphatidate cytidylyltransferase produces the protein MLFDFESMRTVTQVFMFLLAGLSIATLVGLALSLFNKKKDYTELKQRINSWWIMIGIFGLALLMGPLVTVLLFAILSFVALKEYFSMTPTRLVDRNVLFWAYLTIPLQYYWVATGWYGMFIIFIPVYTFLFIPFRMVLAGETKNYLRAVGNIHWGLMLTVFTLSHLAYLVMLPSEGEYQSLTMSGDGAALLLFLVVLTQLNDVAQYIWGKILGTTPIAPTISPNKTREGLIGGVITTGILAMILAGLLTPMIWWQGLLVGLGIGIAGFIGDVSLSAIKRDIGIKDSGQLIPGHGGILDRLDSLTFTAPLFFHVMRYFYF
- a CDS encoding CDP-alcohol phosphatidyltransferase family protein, which encodes MISVYQLKPKFQQLLRPLVSGLANAGVTANQVTVVAMLLSIATGAVILWQQSLVWFYLLPIVLFIRMALNAIDGMLAREHDQKSTLGAYLNEFGDVISDVALLLPLAILPGISIELLAGFIFMAMMVEFVGVIAPMVGKERQYQGPMGKSDRALVLGLLGMTLPLWPIVGTYLNYLFMGLIILSVVTMVNRVKAAL
- a CDS encoding helix-turn-helix domain-containing protein; this translates as MSQQTSQLMETLKQHLRSQSITYKGLAEHLSMSEANVKRMFSQNKLSLERLETICNLLHMDILHLAQSAQNQQHKISELTLAQEKELIKDYRLLLVAQLCLSDWTFEEMLDKYQFTEHQLIQYLAKLDRVDFIELLPSNRIRKRVSPHFKWQTDGPVRQFFAEHIQSEFFNSRFDQPTEKILFISGMLSNKSNKKIQGLIEELGTAYRQQLRTDKNVKLESKKGTSLVVGLRNWELSVFNDLRR
- the cysS gene encoding cysteine--tRNA ligase codes for the protein MLQIFNNLTRQKEPFKPLEEGKVSMYVCGVTTYDLCHIGHARTYSSFDVINRYLKFKGYDVTYVRNITDIDDNIINRANENGEAFDELTKRYIAEMYTDFDAIGLQRPDIEPRATATMAEIIEMNQTLIEKGAAYATEDGDVYFHVPAYDDYGKLSRQDLTQLNAGERIDVRDSKKDPMDFALWKASKPSEPSWDSPWGKGRPGWHIECSAMSKKCLGETFDIHGGGSDLQFPHHENEIAQSECANGCTFANTWIHTGMVQVDKEKMSKSLGNFFTIRDVLKQYRAESVRYFLMSGHYRSQLSYTQANLESADASLERLYTALRGVDLSAATDASYDIMDKAQADFTKAMDDDFNVPEAMPVLFDLAKEVNRLKANDMAKAATIAVTLKELAGVLSLLQQDPEEFLKSGAKDSDVSDEDIDALIKERLQARADKNWALADKIRDQLSALNIELEDGAGGTSWRRK
- a CDS encoding peptidylprolyl isomerase, which gives rise to MSNPTVTFTTNHGDITLELYQDKAPETVKNFLSYVEDGHYDGTIFHRVIPNFMIQGGGFTADMEQKETKESIANEANNGLSNEVGTVAMARTMEPHSASCQFFINVNDNDFLNFKNESMNGWGYCVFGKVTEGMDVVNAIKEVPTGSYSMHQDVPQETVLIEKAEING
- a CDS encoding UDP-2,3-diacylglucosamine diphosphatase gives rise to the protein MTLVISDLHLCEEHPDLTALFEHFMQEIAPQSSELYVLGDLYESWIGDDDDSAFVESTIALFKNYSDSGKQLYFQHGNRDFLLGQEFADKTGGELLPEVYPIQLGDKPAIMMHGDSLCWDDKEYMQFREMVRSEQWQQQLLSQPLEVRRGIAADLRAKSRQAQENKASAITDVHPQAVEEVLQNNNAQVLIHGHTHRPDFHDIEVDGKHCQRIVLSDWGEQGHYLTIEGDSVSEHYFKAS
- the pepE gene encoding dipeptidase PepE, which gives rise to MANQKLLLLSSSREGQTDYLEHALPLIDSFLDSSIKKVLFIPYAGFAMGYDAYEDKVNKPFKTIGKTVVSIHRFDDPVQAVQEADAIAIGGGNTFHLLKALYDNELIDAIRKRVGEGVPYMGWSAGSNVAGLTICTTNDMPIVEPRSFKALALVNFQINPHYTDYQPPNHNGETRAERLFEYVRANPHRYVVGTREGTALQLKDNRLTLMGDKPGLVFRDGEKTRSIQCNTDISWLL